The Neodiprion virginianus isolate iyNeoVirg1 chromosome 5, iyNeoVirg1.1, whole genome shotgun sequence genome contains a region encoding:
- the LOC124304886 gene encoding ATP-binding cassette subfamily C member 4-like isoform X1, whose amino-acid sequence MDASKTRSTPNPRKKANIVSVLTWWWTIELFKKGYRKILIADDLHDPLSEDRSTALGDRLEKQWNYELETAKKWGRQPSLLKTIFLTFRWEYFLLGLMQVLNEFVIRLGTPILLGGLLSYFKKDSNVMLEEALYYAGGIALASAVNVITLNQAIFGAFHIGGRIRVAVCSLVYRKALNLSMTALGETAPGKVVNLVANDVNRFDVVSVFLHYLWSAPISTLIITYFLYNKAGWAGIIGIAAVFIVVPLQSYLGKLSSKYRLQTALKTDERVQLMDEIVSGVQVIKMYAWEKPFCALIELARKLELRVVTKTSYLRGIYMSFNLFTTRMALWGTMIAMVLFDQELTADTIFVISAYFNILAQTMSSMFVRGVAETAECMVAVRRLQYFLMYDEFQKVIGHTKYSSENNISRGSMQSVNQAPKSDLPYIDDELTDKSAVPDDYSREKANGVAILASDLLKDTVDLVNEKSKSVMDNKIALNKEQWAIKLTNVTAKWEPYSPENTLDSVNLQFDKGKLYAVIGMVGAGKSSLLSVLLGELPLSETKEFSDVIVKGSLSYAGQDAWVFGATVRQNIIFGQPYERQRYHRVTKACALLSDFEQFSQGDLTIVGDRGSSLSGGQRARINLARAVYRQADIYLLDDPLSAVDAHVGKHLFEECIQRYLAGKTRILVTHQLQYLQGVDAIILLNQGRAEIFSNYHELLASYPDYEALVGTMGEGDGSASERGLPSEKGMRRQYSSTSHRSQTPDASGSIDTDMEDEEEDSKGLDTVEGTSRGTIQGSVFLKYFQAGGSLFIAFIVAVLFIATQVAASLNDMFVSYWVDKEESRRMISLSSHEGLDINDTGEGTNTTNLLQLSRDTQILLSTETYMYIYTGILVALFVAAIGRSMLFYKLCMWSSQSLHDRMFGSLIRTSMRFFDTNPSGRILNRFSKDMGAIDELLPKALLDAGQVIMLMIGSLIVASTVNYLFLIPVVIMGAIFAWIRKIYLRTSKNVKRLEGITRSPVFTHLNATLNGLSTIRAYGAQDILKYEFDKHQDLHTSSWYMFITTSTAFGFSLDFFCLIFITLVTFSFILIKGNFSGSQVGLAITQAMALTGVIQWGMRQSAEVANQLMSVERVIEYTQLAPEPNLRDKGITKKRKAKSMSQQPPPPPQDWPSYGCIRLIDVYMRYVEDEAPVLKGLNLVIRPGEKVGIVGRTGAGKSSLISALFRLAKIEGSMQIDDIDTGSICLEDLRARISIIPQDPVLFSGTLRRNLDPFEEFPDRLLWEALDEVELKDAITTGANGLDSRVLKGGSNYSVGQRQLVCLARAILRNNRILMLDEATANVDPHTDALIQRTIRTKFASCTVLTVAHRLNTIMDSDKVLLMDRGRMAEYDHPYLLLQNEYGHFSSMVKETGRAMYEQLAKIAEQSYKAK is encoded by the exons ATGGATGCAAGTAAAACAAGGAGCACACCTAATCCTCGAAAAAAGGCGAATATTGTTTCTGTACTAACATGGTG GTGGACGATAGAATTGTTCAAGAAAGGGTACAGAAAGATTTTGATTGCCGATGACTTACACGATCCTCTATCAGAGGATAGGTCAACGGCTTTGGGCGACAGACTAGAGAA GCAATGGAACTACGAATTGGAGACTGCCAAGAAATGGGGGCGGCAGCCAAGCCTTCTCAAAACGATTTTCCTGACTTTTCGCTGGGAGTATTTTTTGCTCGGTTTGATGCAAGTTTTGAACGAATTTGTCATACG ACTGGGTACGCCAATATTGCTGGGAGGTTTGCTCAGCTACTTTAAGAAAGACTCGAACGTCATGCTTGAAGAAGCGCTCTACTATGCAGGCGGTATTGCTTTAGCGTCGGCGGTCAACGTCATCACTTTGAATCAAGCCATATTTGGTGCTTTTCACATTGGTGGCAGAATCAGAGTAGCTGTATGCTCTCTTGTGTACCGAAAG GCATTGAATCTCAGCATGACAGCCCTTGGAGAAACAGCACCTGGCAAAGTCGTAAATTTGGTCGCCAATGACGTCAACCGATTCGATGTAGTTTCTGTTTTCTTGCATTATTTGTGGTCCGCCCCTATCTCTACACTGATAATTACCTACTTTTTGTACAACAAAGCTGGATGGGCAGGGATCATTGGTATAGCTGCGGTTTTCATCGTTGTTCCTCTACAAT CATACTTGGGAAAACTCTCTTCAAAATACAGGCTTCAAACAGCGCTGAAAACGGACGAAAGAGTTCAGCTGATGGATGAGATCGTATCTGGGGTTCAGGTGATAAAAATGTATGCCTGGGAAAAGCCGTTTTGCGCATTAATAGAATTGGCCAGAAAGCTTGAATTGCGAGTTGTCACCAAAACTTCATATCTTCGTGGAATCTACATGTCGTTCAATCTTTTCACCACGAGAATGGCATTGTGGGGCACCATGATTGCAATGGTCCTTTTTGACCAAGAGCTAACCGCAGACacaattttcgttatttccGCTTATTTCAACATCTTGGCCCAGACAATGTCCAGCATGTTTGTCCGAGGTGTCGCTGAGACAGCCGAATGTATGGTAGCCGTGCGACGACTTCAGTACTTCCTCATGTATGACGAGTTTCAAAAAGTTATCGGGCACACCAAATATTcttctgaaaataatatcaGCCGTGGATCTATGCAGAGCGTTAATCAGGCTCCAAAATCCGATCTTCCGTACATTGATGATGAATTGACGGATAAAAGTGCAGTTCCTGACGATTATTCTAGAGAAAAAGCAAACGGAGTGGCAATACTTGCCAGCGACCTGCTGAAGGATACCGTCGATCTTGTCAATG AAAAATCTAAAAGCGTGATGGACAACAAGATAGCATTGAACAAGGAGCAGTGGGCAATAAAGTTGACCAACGTTACCGCAAAGTGGGAACCCTATAGTCCTGAGAACACGTTGGACAGCGTCAACCTGCAGTTTGACAAAGGGAAACTGTACGCTGTGATCGGAATGGTGGGAGCTGGGAAAAGTTCGCTACTATCAGTGTTACTGGGTGAGTTACCTCTCTCAGAGACCAAGGAGTTCAGTGACGTCATAGTGAAAGGTAGCCTGAGCTACGCAGGGCAAGATGCCTGGGTATTTGGTGCTACCGTTCGCCAAAATATCATCTTTGGTCAGCCGTACGAACGTCAGCGTTATCACAGAGTGACAAAGGCCTGCGCCCTTCTCAGCGATTTCGAACAGTTTTCTCAGGGTGATTTAACCATCGTCGGAGACCGTGGTAGTTCTCTTTCGGGTGGGCAACGCGCAAGAATCAACTTGGCCAGAGCAGTCTACAGGCAGGCTGATATTTACCTCCTCGACGATCCACTGAGCGCG GTAGACGCGCACGTGGGTAAGCATCTTTTCGAGGAGTGTATTCAACGCTACCTCGCAGGTAAGACAAGGATACTTGTAACGCACCAGCTGCAGTACTTACAGGGGGTTGATGCTATCATCTTGTTGAATCAGGGAAGagcagaaatattttctaactATCACGAATTATTGGCATCATATCCCGACTACGAAGCACTTGTCGGTACCATGGGTGAGGGGGATGGATCTGCCAGCGAACGAGGCTTACCGAGTGAAAAGGGTATGCGTCGTCAGTATTCTAGCACGAGTCATCGA AGTCAAACACCCGATGCCAGCGGCAGCATTGACACAGATATGGAAGATGAGGAGGAAGACAGCAAAGGCCTAGATACAGTAGAGGGGACCTCTCGTGGCACCATTCAAGGCTccgtttttctcaaatactTTCAAGCTGGCGGTAGTTTGTTCATCGCCTTCATTGTCGCGGTGCTGTTTATCGCCACTCAAGTTGCAGCCAGTCTTAATGACATGTTCGTTTCCTACTG GGTCGATAAGGAAGAATCTCGTAGAATGATTTCACTCTCTTCTCATGAAGGCCTCGACATAAACGATACCGGCGAAGGAACAAACACTACGAATTTACTTCAGCTGTCTAGAGACACGCAGATCTTGTTATCGACGGAaacgtatatgtacatatatacggGGATATTGGTCGCCTTGTTTGTGGCCGCAATCGGCAGGTCTATGCTTTTCTACAAGTTGTGCATGTGGAGCAGTCAATCTCTCCATGATCGAATGTTTGGGAGCTTGATAAGAACGAGTATGCGGTTCTTTGACACAAATCCCAGTGGCCGGATCCTGAATCGCTTCTCGAAGGATATGGGAGCTATAGACGAGTTACTGCCCAAAGCACTTCTGGATGCTGGTCAGGTCATAATGTTGATGATTGGTTCGCTGATTGTTGCTTCTACCGTTAACTACTTGTTCCTTATTCCGGTGGTTATCATGGGTGCTATTTTCGCCTGGATACGCAAGATCTACTTAAGAACCAGTAAAAACGTGAAACGACTGGAAGGAATCA CACGATCCCCAGTATTCACTCATCTGAATGCAACCCTTAATGGCCTAAGTACAATCAGGGCTTACGGGGCGCAGGACATACTTAAATACGAGTTTGACAAACATCAAGATCTGCACACCTCATCGTGGTATATGTTCATCACAACCAGCACGGCTTTCGGCTTCTCACTCGATTTCTTCTGCCTGATTTTCATAACTCTGGTTACATTCAGCTTCATACTTATCAAAGGCA ATTTTTCGGGGAGTCAGGTCGGTTTGGCGATAACACAGGCAATGGCGCTAACCGGAGTCATTCAGTGGGGAATGCGTCAGAGTGCAGAAGTGGCCAATCAGCTGATGTCCGTTGAGAGGGTAATTGAATACACTCAGCTGGCACCAGAGCCCAATCTGAGGGACAAGGGTATCACCAAAAAACGTAAAGCGAAATCAATGTCCCAGCAGCCACCCCCACCACCCCAGGATTGGCCGAGTTACGGTTGCATTCGACTCATCGATGTATATATGCGATACGTTGAGGACGAGGCCCCAGTGCTCAAAGGATTGAATCTCGTTATTCGCCCTGGTGAAAAG GTCGGTATAGTCGGGCGAACTGGAGCGGGCAAGTCCTCGTTGATTTCAGCATTATTCCGCTTGGCAAAGATCGAAGGATCCATGCAAATTGACGACATAGACACAGGGTCCATCTGCCTAGAGGATTTGCGTGCACGGATATCCATCATTCCTCAGGATCCAGTTTTGTTTTCAGGAACACTGCGGCGGAATCTTGATCCATTTGAAGAGTTTCCGGATCGACTATTGTGGGAGGCTTTAGACGAG GTGGAGCTCAAGGATGCTATAACGACTGGTGCTAACGGACTTGACTCCCGGGTTTTGAAGGGAGGCAGCAACTACAGCGTCGGTCAGCGGCAACTGGTCTGCCTGGCTAGGGCAATACTGCGGAACAATCGAATACTTATGCTAGACGAGGCCACTGCCAATGTCGATCCTCACACCGACGCCCTCATCCAGCGTACCATAAGAACCAAGTTCGCGTCTTGCACGGTACTCACTGTCGCTCATCGCTTAAACACCATCATGGATAGCGACAAGGTCCTTCTAATGGACCGTGGCCGAATGGCG gAATACGACCACCCATACTTACTTCTGCAGAACGAATATGGACACTTCAGCTCCATGGTGAAAGAAACCGGTCGCGCGATGTACGAGCAACTAGCCAAGATTGCCGAACAGTCTTATAAAGCTAAGTAA
- the LOC124304886 gene encoding ATP-binding cassette subfamily C member 4-like isoform X4 has protein sequence MDASKTRSTPNPRKKANIVSVLTWWWTIELFKKGYRKILIADDLHDPLSEDRSTALGDRLEKQWNYELETAKKWGRQPSLLKTIFLTFRWEYFLLGLMQVLNEFVIRLGTPILLGGLLSYFKKDSNVMLEEALYYAGGIALASAVNVITLNQAIFGAFHIGGRIRVAVCSLVYRKALNLSMTALGETAPGKVVNLVANDVNRFDVVSVFLHYLWSAPISTLIITYFLYNKAGWAGIIGIAAVFIVVPLQSYLGKLSSKYRLQTALKTDERVQLMDEIVSGVQVIKMYAWEKPFCALIELARKLELRVVTKTSYLRGIYMSFNLFTTRMALWGTMIAMVLFDQELTADTIFVISAYFNILAQTMSSMFVRGVAETAECMVAVRRLQYFLMYDEFQKVIGHTKYSSENNISRGSMQSVNQAPKSDLPYIDDELTDKSAVPDDYSREKANGVAILASDLLKDTVDLVNEKSKSVMDNKIALNKEQWAIKLTNVTAKWEPYSPENTLDSVNLQFDKGKLYAVIGMVGAGKSSLLSVLLGELPLSETKEFSDVIVKGSLSYAGQDAWVFGATVRQNIIFGQPYERQRYHRVTKACALLSDFEQFSQGDLTIVGDRGSSLSGGQRARINLARAVYRQADIYLLDDPLSAVDAHVGKHLFEECIQRYLAGKTRILVTHQLQYLQGVDAIILLNQGRAEIFSNYHELLASYPDYEALVGTMGEGDGSASERGLPSEKGMRRQYSSTSHRSQTPDASGSIDTDMEDEEEDSKGLDTVEGTSRGTIQGSVFLKYFQAGGSLFIAFIVAVLFIATQVAASLNDMFVSYWVDKEESRRMISLSSHEGLDINDTGEGTNTTNLLQLSRDTQILLSTETYMYIYTGILVALFVAAIGRSMLFYKLCMWSSQSLHDRMFGSLIRTSMRFFDTNPSGRILNRFSKDMGAIDELLPKALLDAGQVIMLMIGSLIVASTVNYLFLIPVVIMGAIFAWIRKIYLRTSKNVKRLEGITRSPVFTHLNATLNGLSTIRAYGAQDILKYEFDKHQDLHTSSWYMFITTSTAFGFSLDFFCLIFITLVTFSFILIKGNFSGSQVGLAITQAMALTGVIQWGMRQSAEVANQLMSVERVIEYTQLAPEPNLRDKGITKKRKAKSMSQQPPPPPQDWPSYGCIRLIDVYMRYVEDEAPVLKGLNLVIRPGEKEHCGGILIHLKSFRIDYCGRL, from the exons ATGGATGCAAGTAAAACAAGGAGCACACCTAATCCTCGAAAAAAGGCGAATATTGTTTCTGTACTAACATGGTG GTGGACGATAGAATTGTTCAAGAAAGGGTACAGAAAGATTTTGATTGCCGATGACTTACACGATCCTCTATCAGAGGATAGGTCAACGGCTTTGGGCGACAGACTAGAGAA GCAATGGAACTACGAATTGGAGACTGCCAAGAAATGGGGGCGGCAGCCAAGCCTTCTCAAAACGATTTTCCTGACTTTTCGCTGGGAGTATTTTTTGCTCGGTTTGATGCAAGTTTTGAACGAATTTGTCATACG ACTGGGTACGCCAATATTGCTGGGAGGTTTGCTCAGCTACTTTAAGAAAGACTCGAACGTCATGCTTGAAGAAGCGCTCTACTATGCAGGCGGTATTGCTTTAGCGTCGGCGGTCAACGTCATCACTTTGAATCAAGCCATATTTGGTGCTTTTCACATTGGTGGCAGAATCAGAGTAGCTGTATGCTCTCTTGTGTACCGAAAG GCATTGAATCTCAGCATGACAGCCCTTGGAGAAACAGCACCTGGCAAAGTCGTAAATTTGGTCGCCAATGACGTCAACCGATTCGATGTAGTTTCTGTTTTCTTGCATTATTTGTGGTCCGCCCCTATCTCTACACTGATAATTACCTACTTTTTGTACAACAAAGCTGGATGGGCAGGGATCATTGGTATAGCTGCGGTTTTCATCGTTGTTCCTCTACAAT CATACTTGGGAAAACTCTCTTCAAAATACAGGCTTCAAACAGCGCTGAAAACGGACGAAAGAGTTCAGCTGATGGATGAGATCGTATCTGGGGTTCAGGTGATAAAAATGTATGCCTGGGAAAAGCCGTTTTGCGCATTAATAGAATTGGCCAGAAAGCTTGAATTGCGAGTTGTCACCAAAACTTCATATCTTCGTGGAATCTACATGTCGTTCAATCTTTTCACCACGAGAATGGCATTGTGGGGCACCATGATTGCAATGGTCCTTTTTGACCAAGAGCTAACCGCAGACacaattttcgttatttccGCTTATTTCAACATCTTGGCCCAGACAATGTCCAGCATGTTTGTCCGAGGTGTCGCTGAGACAGCCGAATGTATGGTAGCCGTGCGACGACTTCAGTACTTCCTCATGTATGACGAGTTTCAAAAAGTTATCGGGCACACCAAATATTcttctgaaaataatatcaGCCGTGGATCTATGCAGAGCGTTAATCAGGCTCCAAAATCCGATCTTCCGTACATTGATGATGAATTGACGGATAAAAGTGCAGTTCCTGACGATTATTCTAGAGAAAAAGCAAACGGAGTGGCAATACTTGCCAGCGACCTGCTGAAGGATACCGTCGATCTTGTCAATG AAAAATCTAAAAGCGTGATGGACAACAAGATAGCATTGAACAAGGAGCAGTGGGCAATAAAGTTGACCAACGTTACCGCAAAGTGGGAACCCTATAGTCCTGAGAACACGTTGGACAGCGTCAACCTGCAGTTTGACAAAGGGAAACTGTACGCTGTGATCGGAATGGTGGGAGCTGGGAAAAGTTCGCTACTATCAGTGTTACTGGGTGAGTTACCTCTCTCAGAGACCAAGGAGTTCAGTGACGTCATAGTGAAAGGTAGCCTGAGCTACGCAGGGCAAGATGCCTGGGTATTTGGTGCTACCGTTCGCCAAAATATCATCTTTGGTCAGCCGTACGAACGTCAGCGTTATCACAGAGTGACAAAGGCCTGCGCCCTTCTCAGCGATTTCGAACAGTTTTCTCAGGGTGATTTAACCATCGTCGGAGACCGTGGTAGTTCTCTTTCGGGTGGGCAACGCGCAAGAATCAACTTGGCCAGAGCAGTCTACAGGCAGGCTGATATTTACCTCCTCGACGATCCACTGAGCGCG GTAGACGCGCACGTGGGTAAGCATCTTTTCGAGGAGTGTATTCAACGCTACCTCGCAGGTAAGACAAGGATACTTGTAACGCACCAGCTGCAGTACTTACAGGGGGTTGATGCTATCATCTTGTTGAATCAGGGAAGagcagaaatattttctaactATCACGAATTATTGGCATCATATCCCGACTACGAAGCACTTGTCGGTACCATGGGTGAGGGGGATGGATCTGCCAGCGAACGAGGCTTACCGAGTGAAAAGGGTATGCGTCGTCAGTATTCTAGCACGAGTCATCGA AGTCAAACACCCGATGCCAGCGGCAGCATTGACACAGATATGGAAGATGAGGAGGAAGACAGCAAAGGCCTAGATACAGTAGAGGGGACCTCTCGTGGCACCATTCAAGGCTccgtttttctcaaatactTTCAAGCTGGCGGTAGTTTGTTCATCGCCTTCATTGTCGCGGTGCTGTTTATCGCCACTCAAGTTGCAGCCAGTCTTAATGACATGTTCGTTTCCTACTG GGTCGATAAGGAAGAATCTCGTAGAATGATTTCACTCTCTTCTCATGAAGGCCTCGACATAAACGATACCGGCGAAGGAACAAACACTACGAATTTACTTCAGCTGTCTAGAGACACGCAGATCTTGTTATCGACGGAaacgtatatgtacatatatacggGGATATTGGTCGCCTTGTTTGTGGCCGCAATCGGCAGGTCTATGCTTTTCTACAAGTTGTGCATGTGGAGCAGTCAATCTCTCCATGATCGAATGTTTGGGAGCTTGATAAGAACGAGTATGCGGTTCTTTGACACAAATCCCAGTGGCCGGATCCTGAATCGCTTCTCGAAGGATATGGGAGCTATAGACGAGTTACTGCCCAAAGCACTTCTGGATGCTGGTCAGGTCATAATGTTGATGATTGGTTCGCTGATTGTTGCTTCTACCGTTAACTACTTGTTCCTTATTCCGGTGGTTATCATGGGTGCTATTTTCGCCTGGATACGCAAGATCTACTTAAGAACCAGTAAAAACGTGAAACGACTGGAAGGAATCA CACGATCCCCAGTATTCACTCATCTGAATGCAACCCTTAATGGCCTAAGTACAATCAGGGCTTACGGGGCGCAGGACATACTTAAATACGAGTTTGACAAACATCAAGATCTGCACACCTCATCGTGGTATATGTTCATCACAACCAGCACGGCTTTCGGCTTCTCACTCGATTTCTTCTGCCTGATTTTCATAACTCTGGTTACATTCAGCTTCATACTTATCAAAGGCA ATTTTTCGGGGAGTCAGGTCGGTTTGGCGATAACACAGGCAATGGCGCTAACCGGAGTCATTCAGTGGGGAATGCGTCAGAGTGCAGAAGTGGCCAATCAGCTGATGTCCGTTGAGAGGGTAATTGAATACACTCAGCTGGCACCAGAGCCCAATCTGAGGGACAAGGGTATCACCAAAAAACGTAAAGCGAAATCAATGTCCCAGCAGCCACCCCCACCACCCCAGGATTGGCCGAGTTACGGTTGCATTCGACTCATCGATGTATATATGCGATACGTTGAGGACGAGGCCCCAGTGCTCAAAGGATTGAATCTCGTTATTCGCCCTGGTGAAAAG GAACACTGCGGCGGAATCTTGATCCATTTGAAGAGTTTCCGGATCGACTATTGTGGGAGGCTTTAG